DNA sequence from the Agromyces aureus genome:
CATGGTCGTTCCCGTGGCTTCTGAACCGTGTGCGCGGCGGAACCCCTTCTGGGTCCAGCGAACGGTGGCGAATCGGCGGGCATCCTTCAGGAGCATTCGTGTCGCGTGGGCGACCGTCAACGGATCGTCGGACGAGACCTGGAGAAGGAGGTCGCCGTCTGACCAGGCCTGCTCCAGTCGGTCTACCTTGAACGCCGGCAGAGGTCGCAGCCACGAACGGGGCGCACGATCCGTGCCGGCGCGATCGACGAGTCTGGGTCCGAACCCGAATGTGATCGTCAAGCGCGCGGGCACGAGGCTGAGCTCGGGTTCCGTATCTGCCAGCGGATTCACACCCTGGGCAAGGCGGGCGGCATCGTCGGATAGGAGCCGCATCATTGCCTGCAGTTCCTCGCGGCCGATACCCTCGCGAAGATCCAGTGCGATGAATGTCGCGTGCGCTGTCGGCGGCGAATCGATGCCCGACTGGTGGGCGCCATGGAACGGGATAGTCACCGTCCCGTTCAACGGGGCTGCTGCGCCCGGGGCCATGGGTGCCGCATTCAGGGCGTGGTCTGCCGCGACGGCGGCCACGGCCCCGACACCGGCGACGGCCCCGCCGAGGAAGAGCTGCCGCCGGCTGAGGTCGTTTGGGTTCTTTCCCGCGTTACTCGCCATCGCCCATATCCATGCTCGTGTCAGGCTCATAGCTCTCGTTGGCGCCCGTGTAGTCCTTGACGACGGCGTCCATGGCGACGGTGCTTCCGTCGTCGAACCCGAGGGTGATGGTGACGGCGTCTCCGGCTGTAAGCGGTTTCGCCAGCGCCATGATCATGATGTGATCGCCGCCGGGCTGCAGCGTAAGGGATTCACCGGGCTGGATGACGAACCCGCCTTCTTTGGGCTGCATTTTCATTTCACCGCTCTCGTTCTCGACGGTCTCGTGGAGCTCGAGCATGTCCGAGAACTCGGCACTGGCAGTGACGATCGTGAGCGGCTCATCTCCGATGTTCTCGAGGAGACCAAACCCGGCAGTCATATCAGTGTCGGTCGCCTTCACCCACGCGTCCGTAACAGCAAGTGATTCGGCCTGCGTCGACGCGGCCTGCGCAGGCGCAGCGGGCGTGGAACTGCACCCGGCAAGCGCGAGCGCGAGAACGGGAGCGAGGATGGCAATAGTGGTTCGGATCGTTGCATTCATTTCAAGAGTCCTTTGAGTCGTTCTTCGTGGTCGAGCTGAAAGACCTGGTGCTATCGGATGGCGAACGGCGACGGCCGAGCGATATGCCAAGGGCAACGAGCCCGAGCGCAGCGCCCGCACCCATGGCCGCGATGAATGCGGTACGGACGCCGTCATCGACGGTGACGCCTTGAGCAGGGGCCGAACTTTCCGGCTGTGCAGGCTCAGCCTCGGCCTCGGTTCCATTGGTGGCTTCGGCCGCGTCCTCAACTTGCGGGAGCGTCGTCGTGGCACCAACGCCGAACTGGAACACGTCACTGATGAGGTGGCCGTCACTGGAAACGGCACGCCAACGGACGTCGTACACACCGTCCGGCAATTCGCCGCCTATCGGCGCCGTGACCGTATTCCCATCGACCGTGATGCCCCCCGCGACCTGATCGGTCCCGGAAGAGTCGTCAACGATGATGATCGCGCCGATGGGAAGGACGTCATCGCTGAACTCAAGAACGACTTCGGTCGGAGCGGTTTTGACGACAGCGCCCTCCTTTGGAGAGGTGCCTTGGATGGAGTCATGGGCATAGGCCGGAGCCGCACTGAACACGGCGATACACGCCGCAATCACCGCAGTCGCGCCAGCCATGCCCACACGATTTCGTGCACGCAATAGAGATCTCCTTGGGAGAAAAGTGGAAACAACGCAATGGGATGCATGGCGGACGCCGTGCACCCATCGCGGGAAACGCCCGTTGGGCAGAAAGAAAGGTTGGCTACCGCGCAGCCAACGGCGGCCCGCGACGAGGCGCGATCACGATCGAGCGCGACGGCGGGGACAGCAGATCCGGCCACGACATCGCGGGGACCCGGGAAAGAAGCGGCTCAGGGTGAAGAACGACAAGGCCGGACCGCCGCACGACCCGCTCGTGGAACCTGGCGGCGCTGGCCGCGAGCATCTTGAACACCGCGTCAACCGACCGCAAGAACGCGAGGGTCACCAGCGCTGACATGGCATGCGCAGCGCTCATGCCATCCACGGAGACGTCCTGGCCGACGACGAGCGTGACATTGCCTTGAGCGAAGTGATCGTGACCGGCCGAGCCATCAATCATCGGCGCTGGAGACATCGGCGCTGGAGATGCAGAGAACAAGGCATGAAACAGGTACTGAGTCGCTGCTACGCCAGCTGCAGACTGCAGGAAACGGACACGTCTGCCCGCGAGCGCAGAACAAATGGGGACACCGATCATGACGGTCGCCGTGACCCCGATCCACGACGGTGGCGCGCCGCCACCAAGCACGTGGGCAAATACCGCGACGTAGGTCGAGGCAACAGCGACCGCGAACCCACGCGCGACACGGCTCCACCGACCAGACATGACAGCCATTCTCCCCTACCACTGCATGCGGGATCATCTTCGCCCCTGGTGTCCGATCCCACGGCGGGACTCGAACGCTTCGGCAGTCCACCAGCCGACCGCAGGCGCTTCTCATGGCAGTCCTCGCACTCAGTACGATGATCGCGACGTGCGGGCCGCAGTGCGCATCAGTGACGTCCTCTTTGTAGTCGACGGCACGCACCCACACACCAGCGCGCCGGGGTAAGCGGTTCTCCCGGCCTAGAGTTTCAAGCGGCTTGAAGGTTTACGGTTGTCGCATGGGTGGGTTGCGTATCTCTGAAATGGCGGAGCGGACCGGGTTGCCGGCGAGCACGATCCGGTACTACGAATCGGCTGGCCTGATCGAGCCTGCTGAGCGTGGTTCGAACGGGTACCGGATGTACGGCGACGTCGAGGTGGAGCGGTTGTCGTTCATCGCGGGTGCGAAGCGATTGAACCTCGGCCTCACCGAGGTCCGCCACCTGGTCGCTGCACGCGAGTCCGACCTGTGCGAGCACGTCCAACGCGACATGCGGGCCGTCGTCGCAACCCGGTTGGCCGAAACGCGGGCGCAGATCGCTGAGCTCGTGCGCCTGTCCGACGAGCTCCAGCGCGCTGAAGATCGCCTGTCACAGCCTGCGACTGGGGGCGTCTGCTCGGACGCTTGCGCATGCTCGGTGATCACGGGAGACGAGGCACTGCAGCCGCCCGCCGGTGCTACGGTGCTGTCGGTCCTGAACCGCTGAACGCGGCTTCACCGTCGCGCCTCCGCGTCGGCTTAATCTCGACGTCGACCCGGGTCGCCGGAAGCCGACACGCTTTCGCTCGGCGCCGACGAACGAGAAGCACCGTCACGACGATTCCCGCGAGCACGGCGACCGCCAGGAGTCCGGGGATCCAGTACGCGCCGAGGAGGGATGCCGCGCCGATGCTGCCGACGATCGCCAGCAGCGGCCCGGCGCAGCATGCCGCACAAGCGAGGACCACAGCACTGATGACTGCGACTGTCGACGCGGTCGATTTCTTGTCCCCCGTCATGCCGCACCCGAGGCCGTCAGTCCGGCATCGCGTGTTGCGGACGCGACGAGTGCCTCGAGCACGGCGGCGTGCTGCTCGGGCACGGTGACCCGCATTGTGAGCGCGTCCACGTCGGACTCGAACTCGAAGGTGAAGAAGGAGCAGCACGACGACTCACGTACGGCAAGGTCGCGGGCGGCCGTTTCGCTCGCCGGATCGAGCGTGAGCTCGGCACGAGTGGCACCCACCAGGTGCACACCGCGGAGACTGCCCGCGAACAGGGCGCTGAACTCCCGTTCGCGGAGTGGCTGCTCGACGGTGGGGAGCGTGCAAGCGGTGGGTGCCCAATCAAGTTCGGTCATGGCATCGACGCTAAAGCTTCGACCGGCTTGAAGGTCAAGCGTTCTCTAGGCTGGTCGGATGCAGCGACTCGTGAACTGGTGGGACCGGCACCAAGTCGCCCTCTACGTCGCCGCGATCTTCTTCGGCGGCGTGTTCGGCATCCTGGCGCCCGCGGCGGCTCCCGTGCTCACGGCCGCAACGAACCCGGTGCTTGCAGTACTGCTGTTCGCGACGTTTCTCGGCGTCCCGCTGATCGAGGTCGGCCGATCGTTCCGAGATCTTCGGTTCCTCGGAACCGTGCTCGTCGTGAACTTCGTCATCGTCCCCCTGGTCGTCTGGGGGCTGTCCCGGTTCGTGGCCAATGATCGCGGGCTGTTGATCGGCGTGCTGCTCGTGTTGCTCACCCCGTGCGTGGACTACGTGATCGTGTTCACCGGACTGGCCGGCGGGGCGAAGGCGCGCCTGCTCGCCGCGACCCCGCTGTTGATGCTGTTGCAGATCCTCCTGCTCCCGGCGTACCTGTGGCTCTTCGCTGGTGGCGAGGCCGTCGCGCACATCGCGCTTGAGCCGTTCATCGAGGCGTTCCTGGTCATCATCGTCATCCCGCTGGTCGCGGCCGCGATCGTCCAAGCCGTCGCCCGCCGGCACCGCTCCGGTCGCGCGATCGAACATGTCATGGCAGGCGCGATGGTGCCGCTGATGATGCTCACCCTCGCGGTCGTGATCGGATCCCAGATCGCAGCCGTCGGCAGCGAAGCCCTCACCCTCCTGCGGGTCGTTCCCCTCTACGTCGCGTTCCTCGTCGTCATGCCCGTGGTCGGGCTTGCGGCCGGTCGCCTGACCGGGCTCGAGGTTCCCGAAACGCGTGCCGTGATCTTCAGCAGCGCCACCCGAAACTCGCTCGTCGTGCTCCCACTCGCACTCGCCCTACCCGCCGAGCTCGCAATCGCGCCACTCGCCGTCGTAACCCAGACCCTCATCGAACTGGTCGGCATGATCGTCTTCGTTCGCCTAGTACCGAGGCTCGTCCCGAACAACGGCAGCGCGAACATGTCGCGCTGAGGGATTCCTCGGGAACGACCTCCTCCTGCGGCTTCTGTCAGGATGCGAGCAGCAGAACGACCGATAACTACAGTCGGCGTCTCATCGAGATCGACTCCTGCCTCACAGTCGATGTACGGTCCGTACCCGCGATTCGGAGCGCCGCAAACCGGCCTGCGCGGTGGAGATCTAGGTCACTGAGGAGGCCGGACGCACGCCGCGCCTTGACCTCGTCTGCCCCGATGCAGGTCAAGAGCAGTTGCTCGTCGATCCGTGCCTTACCTCGCTCAACTCGAGCACGATTCTCGATCGCGGCCTCTGCGCTCAATCGCGCTCGGTGGCGCACAACATGCACGACGACCGCATGCACGAATTGTTGAAACTGCTGATCGTGCTCCCTTTGCCGCAGGAGTATCTGTGCATTTCGGACGGCGGCAGCGACGTCCCGGCTCGTGAGCCGATCGGCATGTCGATTGCCATCGAGGACTAAGTCGACGGCACGCGCCCACATCACGTCTTCGGCGCTCACAAGCGGCAGACCCATCCGCTCTCGGCTCGCGACGTAGGCCTCGGCGAACTCGCGCATGCGAGCGTGGTGCTTCTGCATGTGGTTCGCGAGCGCGGTGCGGAACGCGGCGATTTGACGAAGTCTTTCTGGAAGACGTGTGTCACTGAAGAACGCCTCTGAGGCGCGCTCATCCGCGCGCCTCGCAGCGGCGGTCGACGGGTGGATGCGCTTTGGCGGCAAGCCTGCGCGAGCGAGTGCCCGCTTGAGGCGCCTGGCGGCAGCGTTCGCCTCGAGTTCAGCTCGATATCGATCGGGGTCTGCACGACGCGCACGCTGAAGCTCAGCGCGATGTTCCTTGTGCTCTTCGGCCCAGGCCTGCTGCCGAGCTCGCGTTCCTTCGGGATCGGCGTCACGGCGGGCAGTGGCGCGCGCATTCACCTCGTCACGGTTCGCGGCGTAGTAGCGGTTGTAGTACTCGCGGACTTTGTCACGGTTCGCATCGACCCATTCGCGTTGGTAGGCCCGCACCCGGTCAGGATGCTCCACACGCCAGGTGCGAACGCGTTCGCGTGCCCGCGCCCGCGTTGCTTCCTCGCGCCGACGTCGCGCAGCAGCACGCCGCATGGATTCTCGGTTGAGCTCTCGCGCATGCTCGAGGTGCTCCTCGCGCCATCGCTGGTTCGAGGCCCGAATGCGGTCACGGTTGGCTTCGACCCATCGCCGACGCGTAGCGGCGTGCTGCTCGGGGTGTTCGCGTCGATAGCGACGCGCCTGTTCGCGCTTCTGCTCGCGCCTCCGTCGACGCGCGGCCTCGTCCGCTGCCAGCGGAACGCTGGCGCGCATCGGGCGCGCCGCCGGATCAGGCGTGGACGAGGCACTCATCCGCTCTAGCCGTTCGGTGGTGGCGCCAACTCGATGACGAGCGCCAGCAGCACCGAGCGGTATCCGGTCGGATCTGCGATGGTCTGGGTGATCGCTTCACGGAGACGATCCGTTTCGTCTTCCTCGAGCCCGTCGACCGCGTGCAGGCAATACTCGACGTCATCCTGGATGCGATAGACGCCGTCTGTCACGGTCACTTCGGGCAGGTAGAAGAGTGCCGCGAGGGCGGTGCGACCGAGCAGATCGTCGAATTGCTCCTGCGAGCGCGTCATGGCTGGCCTTCCTGTCGGCGGGCTGGTCGACGACCAGCATGCCGCGAAAGAGAGGTGCGTCATCGGCACCGTGCCGAGCGAGCGAGTTCAGTGCTGAATTGCCGGGTCCGGTCGCCGCACGCCAGCCTCGGCTTCTGCCTCAAGTTCGAGCATGGCGAGGATGCGACGCGAACGCGCCTCTCGAGCTCGCAGGTGCAGCAGGCGAATAGCCGTCACCGGCCCCGCGACGAGGAATTTGCACGCATTCCAGACGCACAGCAACGCGAGTGCGCTGAACCAGCCGCCGTCCTCAGCCATCCCAGCGAACGCGGCCGCGAAGAGCCCGTAGGGCACGGCGAGCAGCATCGCCGGCAGGCCCCACTTCAGTCCGCGCCGCGTGTGCAGCGCATCCAGCAGGCGGCTGGTCGGCATGAAGCGACGAATGAACATTCCGGTACGGACGCTGACGGCCCAGACGAATGCGAACATGCGGCTGCTCTCCGATCGGTCGGCAGCGGGAACCTGGAGAGACGGCCTAAGCGGCGTCGTGCCGTCACATCGGTGGCGGCGAACACATTGAATGCTGCTTGGCCAGCACTCTAGACCCGACCCCCGACGTTCGGAATGCCAAGGTTGACGTTCGGCACTCGGCCAGCAGCGTCGCGATTCATCTCGTCCGCGATACGACGCGCTGAGTCGAGGGCGGCTCGCGCCCGAGCGGCATCTGCCTTCTGCACGTCGGTTGTCGGTCGTTCGGCGCCGAGCGGACGACCATCGGTGATCCCGTACCGGTCGCGGTACGACGCGACGACGGTGAGGTGTCGTCGCCACGACGAACTTGCGGCCCCGGTCGGCGGCGGGCCGACATCGCGTAGCCAAGCGGCCTGCGATTCGATCGCGCCCTCCACCAGCGTGACGGCGCGCGCCTCGATGAGCTCGGCGCGCTCGCGCAAGGCGCCCGCTGATTCGGCGTCCATCGGGCCGCGAGCGACCGGAATCAGGCCTGCGACGAAGCGCGACCGACCCTGGGACGCGACGACATCACGGGCTCGAAGCACGCGCGCCCGAAGCACCGCCGCGATATCCGCGGCATCCTCGAATCCGCGCGATTTAGCTGCTGTAGCCAGGACTCGCGCGACATTGGCACCGTGAGCCTCCACTCTGCGTAGCTCTGCGCAGAGCGGGCCGAACGCGTCCGAAGCGACAACGCCGTGCGCCTGCGCCTCGCTGAGTCCGACGCTCCGCACGAGAGTCGTCCACCGCGCATGCTGTGCGGCAGCCGCGATCGTCTCGTACTCTGCCGCGAGCTGCGCGATCGAGCCCACTCGCTCCTGCTCGCCGACCAGCATCTCGCGCGCCGACAGCTCCGCGCCGACATGGCGAAGCACCCCGACGAGCACCGACTGGGCGGTCGCATCGACATCATCACGCGGCCGGATGCCGGTGTGCGCGACATCCGGCCGGTCGAGCGCGACATAGGCGGTGTTCGCGTGGCGTCCGCGCGTCATCGCGACGTAGAGGTTCTCACGGGTCATGCCGCGCGCGACGACGACGTGCGCGGTGTCGGTCGTGAGCCCTTGGGCACGATGTGCGGTGACGGCGTATCCGAGTTCGACATGATGCCGCACGTACGCCGCCGGCAGGCGTGCGCTACTCCCCCGGCGGCGCCCGCTGCGTCGAACCTCGATTGCCCCGCTGCGGTGCACCGCAAGCACGGTCCACCGATCGCCGTTGCGCACCCAAGCGCGACCGGCATGCAGGCGGCGATCGTTGCGGCGGGTGATGATCGTGTCGCCGACCGAGACGCGAGTGCCGTCGTGCAACGCGAGCTCGCGCATTGCATCCACACGCCCGTCGACGATCGAGTCCGTCCGCGCACGCTCGTTCAGCGCCGCAACGGCTTCGTGCGAGTCACTCACCAGCACGCTCATGCGCCCGGCACGGGTGTCTGCGCGCCACGCCAGGTATGCGGCATCCGCCATCGCTTCGCTATCGCCATCCTTGACCCGATCGTGCGCGAGATAGGTCTCGATGGATGCCTCGTCACCGCGTCGCAGACCGAGGGATGCTGCCTTCTCCCAGTCGTGCACGAATCTATGGATGTCGACGAGCTCAGCAACGTCCGTGCGATCGCGCGCGAGCATGGCGAAGGCGCCTCCTGCCTCGACCGACTGCAGTTGCGCGTGGTCGCCGACGAGGAGCACCTTCGCGCCAGCAGCCTCGGCGAGCGCGGTGACTCTGTCGAGCGCGAGGGTTCCGGCCAGGGATGCCTCGTCGACGATCACGAGCTGCCCTCTGCCGAACGCGGTGCCGGTGGTGAGATGGTTCTGCCACCATTTCGCCAGGTTCTCGGTCTGGATGCCGAGATCCCCGGCGAGCACGTGGGCTGCGGCTGCCGAAGGCGCCAGCCCGACCACTGATCCGGCCCCGTGCTCGATCTCCCATGCACGCCGCAGGGCAGCCATGGCGGTGGTCTTGCCGGCGCCGGCCGGGCCGACCAGCACGTCGAGTACACGACCGGAACTCGAGATGGATACGAGGGCTGCAACCTGATCGTCGGCAAGCCTGCGGTCTCGGCCTGCCCGGCGTTGGTCACCCACGTGGAGCGCACTGACTGACACCGTCGGGCCCGAGGCATCCGTCGCCCGCTCTCGAAGCCGTACCTCTGCGTCGAGGAGTTCATGCGAGGTGAACACGGTCGAGTGCCTCGGCCGGAACACCGACGTGCCATCCCCGCGTCGAAACGCGGCCGGGCTTGTCGTGAACTCCGCCGGAGTGAGTTGCAACGATGCGTGCTTGGCGGCCTCAACGACGAGTCCGATCGCAACCTCCCGATCGGATGGTGTCGCGAATCGATAGTGCATGGTCTGCCGCGCAGCTTCGGCCGTGAGGTTCCAATGCCGCCACGTTGCACGCTTCTCGCTGACGGCGTGCATGACCTGCACGCCGAGCGCTGCAATCGTGTCGGGCGTCACGTGTGCAGCAGTCACCACGCGCGGCGCAATGGACGCGGATGCTCGGCGCGCCCACGCCGTTGCATCCTCGCCGAGCGCCGCGGTTGCGCGCGCACGCCAATCACGCGTGAGTTCGGTGAGTGAACGCACATGCTTCTGGGGACGCGTCGCCAGGGTGGCCTGCGCGCGAAGGCGCACGATGATCGCGCGACTTGGGCGATGACCGTGCGCGGCGGTGTATTCGGCGATGAGACGGTCGGCCTCAGCACCGATGTGCTGCGACCGCGTCGAGAACTCGAGCATGAGCGATTGCGGGACCGAGGCGATCGCCCACACCGGGTTGCGATCACGCCCACGTTCGCGTCGCTCCCAATCCACGCCGAGGTCCCGCGTGAGGGCGTCGGCGAGCAACGCCTCGTGTAGCTCGGACATGGCCACGATGGCATCGTGGAGCGGCCGTCCGTCCAGGGAGCGCCACTTGTCGTCGAGCACGGTCTGCACCTTGTTGCTCACGACTACGTGCGTGTGCAGGTGCGGATCGCCCGCGCGGCTGTCGAAGTGGTCGAACGTCGTTGCGATGAGGCCCGTCACCGCGACCTGCGCGACGGCGCCGTCGGCTGCAGCGACACCGGTCCGGGTCGCCGCGACCTCGCGTTCCATGTAGTCGACGACGCGTTCGACCGCCTGGTGGTGGGCTCGCGCGATGATCGCCTGCGTCGCGGCATCCGAAATGCCCCAGAGCACGCTCGCAGATTTGGGCATCGAGAAGGTGATGTCGAAGCCGGCAACCGCACGCCTGCTCCCCTCGTACTGCGGGAACGCCCGGCCGAGCGGCTCTCGCGTGACCGGGTCCCTCCCTTGGCCGATCAATAGCTGCAGGTGCTCATCAGTGACGGGGTCGCCCTCGACGAGCGCGCCGCCGGCCAAGCCCCCGACGCCCGAGCCGATCCACCGGCCCGGCGGCGTGCCCTTAGCCTCGTAGTACCGAGTCAGCGGAGTGGCGAGTGAACGGTCGCCATCGGCCGCAACGACGGTGCGCAGGAGGTAGCGGTATCCCTGTCCTGCGCTCATCACCCGCATCGAGACTGTCACCCGCACGCACCTCCGATTACGCGAGCAAGGTGCGCGCCCTCGATCTGCAAGAGGCGTGGCAAGTCGTCGATTGCGAGGGGCTGGGCCATGGTGCCCTTGTCGACTGTCGGTAGGCAAGATCTTGATGATATGACCATGGAGCGGACTGCCGGTGTCGTCTTGTCGCTATTGGACGGGCGTTGGCTCGAGAGCGAAGCGGCAGCAGTCGCTTCGCTGCAACGACTTGGGTTCACAGTGATGCCTGACGACGGCACGGTACCGCCGTCTGGTTCTCGGCAACGCGAACTGATGCCGGCACCCGGGATCGATCACGCCTCGTTGTCGATCCTGGACAGCGCGCCCACCAACATCACCTTCTTCATCGCGTCCTCTCCCGAGCGTGAGAACGCAGCGACAAGGTCGGCGTACGAGAACCTGCTCGCCTCGCTCGCCATAACTCTGGACTCGCCACAACGATTCTGGGCGGACGAGACAACACCAGTGTTCTGGCACCACTCAGATCTTGAAGTCGGCGCTCAGCTCTTCGAACGCCGCGACAGCACCGTGATGGTGTGGGTAGAACATCGGGCTCGAAGCAAGGCGGCCGAGGAACGAGCTCTCGCGAATCGGGATCCAGGAAATCGTTGATGCCGCCCGCAAGCGGATCCGCTCACGGGCGGGTTGCGAGCGCTGACGGGCCCTCCCCTCGGCGTCGTGGGTCTTCACTATCATCAGCACATGGCTCAATGCACGGCTCCAAGAGATGGCCACCGTACGGCAAGCGGTCGCGCGAACTGCCCCGTATGCTCGTCCGGCTATGGGCGTTCTTCATACTCGGCGCCTCGGTCATACCCGTCCTACCCCACTCCGACCGCGCCCGTGCGAAGGAGCGGGAGTTTGTCAGGTAGTAGCGGGGGCGGGGGACGTGGTGCCGCCCGTCCGGCTTGGCAGCCCAGCGGGTCGACTGTCTCGTACACCCACCAGCAGGTGCGCGACCTAGAGTCTGTTCGCGCTGCGACTGTCGTACGGACTCAGGTGAATGACGTGTTTCTCTGTCACGCCTGGCCCGACCGTCAGGCGGCCGCCAATGATGTCTACGAGTTGCTCCTCGGAAAAGACGTGTCGGTGTGGTTCAGTGAGGTGAGCCTGCGACCCGGGACGGACATGCGAGTAGCCATCGACCGTGGACTGGTGAGTTCGCGCATGGGGCTCGTGCTGGTGACACCCGCCATGCTCGACAAGCTGCGTACCGACCGCAGTATCGCGAGCAACGAGCTGAGCGCCTTGCTACGCCGGAGCCTCCTAGTTCCTGTCATGCACGGGGTGACGTTCGAGGAGCTTGACCAGGTCACCCCGACACTCGCGTCGCGTGGTGGATTCAGTACGGCCGAAGAGCCCATGGAAGACATAGTCGTGAAGATTGCCGAGCTCGTCGGAATTGTGACGGAAGAAGAGGCCGACAAACTCAGCATCAACTCGGCCGCCAATTAGCGCTGAGTAGCAAGCGTCCTGCAATTACAGTGCGGGCACGCCTGGATGGTCGCGCAAACCGGATGACCTGTCGTTCGGCCGTCGGCGATCGGACGCACGTTGGCCGATCCCCGAAAGAAGTCCGACGTAGAGGTTGGAGTCCTGCCCTAAGGCTGCCGAATATCGAGGGACGTCGACACGGCTGTGGTTCCATGAGTGCATGGTCGACGAGTTCGATTTCGAGATAGGGCGCATGGCGAGATCGCCGAAGCGGTCGCTGATTGCCCAAGAAATCCAGGCGCGCTGGTTGGAGCTTTCTGCAGTCGCCGACAAACTAAGCGGCACCCAGCGAGCGGCCGCAATTGCCCGTCGTCAGGACATGCTTGAAGCACTCCGAGTGCTGCTACTTACGGGCCACGAGGCGCTTGCGTGGGCAACGGAGCGTGTCAGTCGTTCGCTTACTGACAGTGACGACGACGACAGAGCATTCGGCGCCTACTATGCGGTGACGTCCGGTCTAGCGGCCCGCGCCCTCGAGACGTTCGAGGAAATACTCTGCCTCCTCGAAAATGGTCTCGCTCGCGGTGCTCGCGGCCGTTTAAGGACGCTCGAGGAGATCTTCGTCGTCGCCGGAGTCATCGCCTATCACGGGGATCCCGCCGGCGATCATCCCTCGCTTCCAATGCGCTACATCGAGCATCGCGACGTATTTGCGCGTGGTCTTGCTGACGAGCTGATTGCGACCGGTTCGCTGCCAGACAATCACGCGCTCGATGCTGAGACTCTTGCCCAGCTTGAACGTCGCCGAACCGAACTCGTGGAGAAGTATGGGAAGGAGTATCAACGGCTTTGGGGTTGGGCATCCGAACTCTTCCCTCCGAAAACGCAGATCAACCTCGGCGTGCTCGCTGAAACCCTGAATGTGGAACTGAGAGGTTTCTACAGTTTGTCGAGTCGTCATGTCCATGCGAGCTCGGAGGGCTGGCACGAAGCGCGCGAAGACGATGGTGAGGAGGGTGATAACGCGGGGTTTGTAGGGACATTTGCCGCGGGATATCTCGTACTCACACTTCAGGCCGTGATCCCGACGCGCGTAGTCGTTGATGATGAGGTTGCCGACCGGACCGGTGAAGCCTGGTCAGACGCGCTTGTTTGGCTCAGTCTCGTTGCGCGAAGTCAAGAACCTCCAACAGGCGGCGGAGACTAGTCGCCGCCTGCGTTGCCATGAGAGACCCACTGGCTCTACCAAAACGCCGCTGGTCTAGGAGACCTAAAACG
Encoded proteins:
- a CDS encoding DUF5677 domain-containing protein codes for the protein MVDEFDFEIGRMARSPKRSLIAQEIQARWLELSAVADKLSGTQRAAAIARRQDMLEALRVLLLTGHEALAWATERVSRSLTDSDDDDRAFGAYYAVTSGLAARALETFEEILCLLENGLARGARGRLRTLEEIFVVAGVIAYHGDPAGDHPSLPMRYIEHRDVFARGLADELIATGSLPDNHALDAETLAQLERRRTELVEKYGKEYQRLWGWASELFPPKTQINLGVLAETLNVELRGFYSLSSRHVHASSEGWHEAREDDGEEGDNAGFVGTFAAGYLVLTLQAVIPTRVVVDDEVADRTGEAWSDALVWLSLVARSQEPPTGGGD
- a CDS encoding toll/interleukin-1 receptor domain-containing protein, with protein sequence MFLCHAWPDRQAAANDVYELLLGKDVSVWFSEVSLRPGTDMRVAIDRGLVSSRMGLVLVTPAMLDKLRTDRSIASNELSALLRRSLLVPVMHGVTFEELDQVTPTLASRGGFSTAEEPMEDIVVKIAELVGIVTEEEADKLSINSAAN